The nucleotide sequence AAAATTCTTTTGTAGCAAAAAAAAACATAGCTATATCCATGTAATATACAATCTTATTTTCATCATTAAAACAATTATGCCAACAGTCATAATATTTAGATATAATCAGTTGTATTTTTTCAGTTTTAAGGTTTTTTAAATAATAATTAAATAGAAAATGCATTATATTAAACGAAACATCATTATAATGATACTTTTCTGCGAACTTAAGATTATATTTCAGTTCCTTTTCATAATGTTTTGAATATCCACAACTTGTTATATACTTTACATTTTTTATTATCTGATCTTTAACATCCTGCTTAAGATAATCACTATCAATATCAAGCTGTTTTGCAATAAAATCCAATATCCATTTCTCAGGGACCACTTTATCATTTTCAATACAGCTCATCTTAGATACAGATATTTTATCACCACATAATTTTTTTAACGTGTATCCTTTATAGACTCTAGCCATTTTTATTTTTTCACCAGTAGAAAGTATTTCCATATTCCTCACCTATCCAAATTAAGACTGTTTTAATACACCAATTTTTTTAAAAGTTTCCACGCCTTCATTTAAATATTTAGCAGCTTCTTTATCTCTATTATTATCTATATAAAATTTTCCTATCATTATACATATTTTTGCAGTTTCATTGGCATAATTCATTTTTTTTACAAAATTCAGCGCCATAATCAGAGTGTTTTCTGCTTCCTTTAAATTTGATTCCATTATGTCTATTCTATATTTAAGCAGGTAATAACTTACCAGAGCAATGTCACTTCCATCGTCGATATTATCCATTATTTCATTTATAGTAAGTTTCGCATTTTCAATATCCTTCAATTTTATATAATTTTCACATATATCTACCAGAGTATTAACTACACTTTTATCCTTTGTCCTAAGTTTTAACTCTTTAGCATTTTTTAAATGTAAAAATGACTCCTCAATATTATCAAACTCATAAAATAATTTTCCTAAATTATTTTCTATACAAGCTATACGACTAATATCTCTCATCTGTTTGTATACATTTAGAGTCTTTTCAGAATATTTTATGGCATTGTTAACATCACCCTTTTTATTGTAATCCTCAGCCAAAAGTAAAAGAGTTTTTGCATATTCATCTTTATTATTGAGTTGTCTAAATTTTTCTTTTGCAAGGTATGAATAGTTTATAGATTTCTCCAGATCTTGTAATTTAAAATACACACTAGCCAGACAATAATATATTTCTCCACGTAAAAAATCATTTCCTATGACATTTTCATTGTATACATTTTCTGCTTGCTGTAAATAACTGCACGAAGATTGATACGCCTTCAGCTTCATAGTAATTTTACCTAGATTTACAAACGTTTTAATTATTTCCTCATAATTATTATGTTTTATAAACAGTACATTAGCAGATAGAAAAAACTGTTGTGCCAGGGCAAATTCACTTTTCTTTACGTACATTATACCTCTCAGATATAGGTTCTTTGCTTTTCTATATTCGAGGTTATACTTTTCTGCATAATATAAAGCCTTTTCTATATACCTTTCTCCTTCATTTAAATCGCCATTTACAATATATGACTCAGCTATATTTTCAAAATATACACATATCTTTTCAGCCTGAGTTTCCTCTGATTCCATAAGATACTCTATTGAAGTATTTAAAGCATCTGCCAGATATTCCAGTAAATCCATACTTGGATTTGATTTTCCAGATTCAACAAGACTTATTTGCCCGGGTGTTATTCTATCGCCAGCTAAGTCTTTTAATGTCATATTAAGGCATTTTCTTCTTCTTTTTATCTTTTCTCCCAAAGATAATATCTCCATAAATCCATCTTCCCTTACTACAATATTGCTTACAATGAAATTGTATCTTTTAAAGATTTCGTAATGTACTCAATTAATTATACCATATTTACGGCAATAATATAGAAAATTTTATAAAAACACTCTTTTTTATTTTATATATGTAGAATTATCGAATATTTTTGATAAATAGATCAAAAAAGCTATATACCCCTACAGCATAATGCCGCAAGGGTATACAATTTATTGAATTTTTTTAGTTACCTCATAATATTTCTCATATCATCAAATACATCTTCAGCAGCATTTCTCACACTTCTTGCAGTTCGTCTCATTCTTCTTTTAGTTGATCCATCAAATTCGGGCATAAACATCATTCTCATTGCAGTAGCACCAAGTATTGCTCCAGCTGTCATTGTTGTTATAAAAATTCTTCTATGCAGATGACACATTCCTCTATCAGCTCCTCTCAATACTCATTAATTAGTCAATATGACTTTATATATAGCTTACGCATTTTTATATTTATTACCCTATGAAAATTCTAGAATTATAATACTATATCTTCTGAATTCAAAGTTTCTTTTTCTAATAACATATTCGATAATTTTTCAAGCTTGTCCTTATTTAATATAAGTAGTTTCTTTACATCACTATAAATGGAATCTACAAATTCCTTGCATTCTCCTAAAACATCATCCTGATTTAAATTCAAGTTTGAAATTTCATCCACGTTTAAAAGCCCCAGAGTATCTCCCATTCCATATTGTGTAATCATATTAATTGCTATTTTAGTACTTTGTTTCAAATCACTGTGTGCACCTGTAGTAATAAATTCTTCTCCAAATATAATTTCTTCAGCTGCTCTTCCACCAAGCAATACCATTATTCTATTTTTTAAATATCTTTTATTTTGATACATTCTATCCTCTGGAATGCTCAATGTATATCCGCCAGCACCCTTTGTACTTGGTATAATAGTTATCTTTGATATCTTTTCATTTGGAAGAACTTTCATTGAAACAATTGCATGTCCAGCTTCATGATAAGCCGTTATTTTTTTATCTATATCTTCTATATAGCTTCTGTTCTTTTTCTCATACCCGGCAAGAATTATTGAAAAAGCCTTATCTACATGCTCTTTTTCTATAAGTTTACTATCTGCTTTGCAAGCCAGTATTGCTGCTTCATTCATCAAATTTTCTATCTTGGCTCCCGAAAAATAGGAAGTTTTTTGTGCCAATTCACATATATCTATATTACCAACAGGTTTATTGGCTAAATGCAGTTTTATAATTTTTTCTCTAGCACACCTGTCAGGAAGCATAATCTCTATGTGCCTATCAAATCTTCCCGGTCTTAAAAGAGCCGGATCCAGCATATCAAGTCTATTTGTTGCTGCCATAACAACAATACCCTGGCTATCTTTAAATCCTGACATCTCCGTCAAAAGTGCATTTAAGGTCTGATCTCTTTCATCAGATCCACCTGTTGATTTTGCACCATCTCGCCTTTTACCTATGGCATCAATTTCATCTATGAATATAACTGCTTTTCCATTGCTACTTTCCCTTGCTTTTTTAAATAGTTGTCTTATACGGCTTGCCCCTACTCCGACATAAACCTGTATAAAATCTGAACCGGAGACAGCATAAAATGGGACATTTGCCTCACTGGCAACTGCTTTGGCAAGAAGGGTCTTACCAGTTCCTGGTTCCCCGTACAATATCACACCTCTTGGCATTCGAGCACCATATGATGAATACTTTTCTGGGTTTTTTAAGAAATCAACTATATCCTGTACACTTTCTTTTGCCTCTTCATTGCCTGCTATATCTTCAAATGTATAATCACTATCTTCTGCCACTAAAGCTTCCATTGATTCAACTGACATAGCTTTTTTTGATTTCTTAGCTGAAGTTTTTACTCCCATAAATATAAGAACAGCTATTGAAGCTATAAGTCCCAAAGATGGTATTAAGGTTACTAGATTTACTGGCAAATCTTCGGAAACATTTATATTTTGTTTTAACAAGTCTTCTTTAAAATTATCTGTTCTTGGATTATCTGTCTGATATGTTTTTCCGTCTTTAAGTTTTATTGTTATTTTTGATGAGTCACCAATATATACATTAGCTATTTTTTTATTTGATGTATCCTCTAAAAACGATACATAAGGTTTATAATTTGTGGTTCTACTTGAGAAGTTGGTAAATATTAAAGTCGCCCCAAATAAGATAGCTGTAACTATTGGAATTATCCATAGTTTATTTTTATATTTCTTCATTAAATTTCACCTTTCCAAAGCAATAATATTTATATACTCTTCCCTTTACTTAAAAATATTATAGTATTTTTGCTTTTTAGTCTAATAAAAATCATAAAATTTGCTAAAGTAATTTATGGAATATTAAATTTGTAATATGCATATATTGCGTATTATGAATTAACACTTCATAATTTTCACAGTAGAAGATGATTAATTTTTATTGTATACTTTACTTATAAGTATCAAGAAGGGAGAATTTATATGAAGGTTTCGGCCGCTAAATTTACTTTAACCGGGCAAGATATACTCGAAATTATAAATGATTACGTAAAAATAAATGATCTAAAAATAGACAGCGTAGATATAGATGATATATTTACTGTTAGGGGAACTTATAAAGTAAAGCTTGTAGTTCCATTTCAAGCTAAAATCGGAATTGGAAATATTTACAATGATATAATAAACCTAAAAATATTTAGTTTACATGTTTCAAAGATAGGTATGCTGAGTAGTGTAAAAAACGTTTTTTTGAAGAAATTATTAAATGATTATTCCAAATATGGAATAGAATTAAATAAGGATACTTTAACTATAGATTTAAATTTAATATATAAACTTATACCATATTTTAATCTTAAAATCAAAAAAATAACTGTAGTAAAGAATGTCTTAGAAATATACACTAATAATATAATATATGATCCAAATAAGTCTACTATCGATTTTAAAAAAAAATCAAAAAATCTATCATAACAGATAAGTACAAACAGAAAAGGGACAAAATTTCAAACAAAATACCTAATAAATATGAAGATATAATACAATATGCAATGTTTATTCCCGACATAACAATATTGTTATGGAGATTACTAAAAGATAAAAGAGTTGAAGGTAAGATCAAAATAATGATAGCAGGTGCAGTGGCCTACCTTGCAAGCCCAATTGATATACTACCAGATTTTATACCTTTTATAGGACAAATTGATGATGTGGTTATAGTATTTTTCATATTGAATTGTATAATAAATGAAATACCACAAAAAATCATACTGGAAAACTGGGAGGGTAGGGAAAATATACTCCTTTTGAGCAAACAAGCTGTAACTAATATGTCTAAAATAATTGGCAAGCAAAATGTCAGCAGTCTGCTATCTTCTATTAAGAATATCTTCAAGAAAAAAAGTTAAAGAAACAAGTACATATGATTTATAGTTAAAAAGTTAGTTCATCCCCCGAAGGTTAAATTAACTTTCAAATTACAAACCTTACATAGGATTTACAAGTCTAAGCTTAACTTATGCTCCGGCCGGGATTTCTAAAATTAAGGCACATTAAAAAATTTTGTAGTAAGTGTTAGTAAAGCGTTCTTAAAAATCTTAGTGAATTTTATATGTTTGAGTGAAGCGAGTTTATAAAATCTGCTTAGATTTTTTTAAGCGCAAGCTTACACTTACTAGAAATTTTTTACGTGACGTATTTTGGAAATCCCGGCCGGAGCATAAGTTAAGCTTAGATTACAAACCCTATACTTTACAATCTAGGAAATAACACATATGAAATTATAATCCCGCCAATTAAACCACCTATATGTCCAAAATTATCAACATTAGGCATAGAAAATCCTATTATTAAATTTACAACTACAACAGATAAAACATTAATTATATAGTCTTTATGTATCCTATCCTTCATTTTAATTCCAAATACTAGAGATGCTCCAAGTAATCCAAAGATAGCTCCTGAAGCTCCAATCGATATACTCTGTGAAAATTCAAAACTAAAAATTGATGATATTAAGCCCGATATAAAATATATAATTGTGTATTTTGTCTTTCCATATATGTCCTCAACAAGAGTTCCTATTGCAACTAAAGCATACATATTTAAAGCAATATGTATAATCCCCCCATGTAAAAACATACATGTAATCAATCTATAATACTGTCCTTGTGATATGAGACTATTAACTTTTGCACCAAGAAGTACAAGTACATTTATATTACTGTCTGCAATATTTTTAGATAAATACGCCGTAAATATATATGCTATTATATTTAACACTATAATTATATATGTAATTATAGGTATTTTTTTCGAAGGGTTACGATTGTTAATCCTTATCATATTATTCATGCAAGTTCCAAGTTGATTCGCTATTTCGTTAAGTGATGGATCTGAACACATTATATTTTTTTGCACAATATCAATTAAAATTAATCCACATTGTGAATTGATTTTTCTGTAATGCTCAAGATCTAACTTACTTACGAGTGAAACCTCGATTAAATTTAAATTATTACAATCTAATTTACGTTCCAATAGATTCTTAAATACGGCTTTATCCAATTTATCTCTAGAATTAAACTCTGAAAAAAATATAACAACAGAACTATCGCCATTATTTTTAAAAACGCCAAAATTTCCGATTAAATCTATCCCATAATCAAACTCAATAATGTTATAATTATAAAGATTAGATAAATTTTTTATTAGACCTTTTATAATCTTCTCCATATCTTCTTCTCCAAATATAATTACTTATAAGCATACATAAATCTCATATATAGGGTTTGTAATTCTAAGCTTAGCTTATGCGTAAACCAGGATTTCCAAAATTTAGGTTCATTAAAAAATATTAATTAGCTACTTTGGTTATTACAATATTGGTATTTTTCATTAAATTCACTTCATAAAAAGGTACCGGGTTATGAGTATTTATATCATATAGGACCCTTACAACCGGCCTGTCAGGAAATCCTTTATTCTGTCTTACTACATATCCTTCTACTCCATCTGAAAGCCTGACACAGCATCCAAGCGGATATACTGAAAACGTATTTTTAAAATTTTCAACTGTATCTTCATCAAAGCTCGTACCACTACCTGCAAGTATTAACTCATAAGCATCATTAGGACTAAATTTTTTTCTATAGCACCTATCATTACTAACTGCGTCATATACGTCACATATACATATTATTTTTGCAAAATTACTTATCTGGTGACTAACAAGTCCACAAGGGTATCCTTTCCCATCTACTCTTTCATGGTGCTGCCCAACAGCCTTGATCACTGAGTCAGGTATTAAAACAATCTTTTTAAGCAATTTTACCCCATAGGTTGGATGCTTTTTCATTTCGGCAAATTCATCATTAGTTAATTTACCATTTTTATTGAGAATCTCTATAGGTATTTCAATTTTACCTATATCATGTAATATTCCAGCCATACCAAGCTTTTTTATATCAAATTGATTATACTTACAAGTTATACCCAAAAATGTTGACATTATACAAGTATCTAAACAGTGTACAAATGTATAATTATCATAGGTCTGTATGTCATATAAGCTACTATTCACATCAGCGTTATCTATTATATAATCTATTAAATTTTCAACATTATACAAAGACTTTTTAAATTCTTTTCCATTACAAGAATGAATATTTTTTATTATACCATTCATGCTTTTTATTGCACTTTGTTTTAATTCCATGAGTTTTTCATCTTCAACTCCTATGTCATCAAGTCTGTCATCATATATGTACACATAAAATACACCCAATTTTTTTAATTTATCTATATATAATTGATTTAATCTAACTCCTGACCTTAAAAGAACCTGTCCTTCATTTGTAAGTATATTTTTTGCTAATATTTCATCCGTTTTTACTCTATTTATAGATTCAATCCTCATTTTTTCACCTCATCATACCGTGTTTTTCTAGACATATAGTCCTTTGTTAAATTAAAAAACATTTACTTATTTACATTTTTTGGTTATTATATTGTTAATGAAACTTATTTTAGGAGGATAATATGAAAAAAATCTTTACACTGATATTAATTATACTAACACTTTCATCTTTTGTACTTGCAAGTCATATTTATCATGGCAGCAAATGCAAAAACATCGAATATGCCGCTCAATATTATATTACCACAGGAATATTTAATCGTTATAAGTTATCAAATGTTAATAGTACAAAACTATCATTTTCAAACGGACAAATGGCTGTAGTGAAAGTAGATGGTCTGGCATATAAATCTCCACATAGGAGATTAACATATGATATATTCTTAGAGAAAAACAATAGTGGTACATGGAGAATGAAAAAAATATACCCCGATAAATCGTATTCAAATAACTAGACAGAATAGTTGTACCTATCTATTCTGTCTTTTTATTTTTTTTTGACACTCTTCACAAATACCTTTTATATTTGTTTTTAATCCTTCATCAAATAAATCAAAACCAGTATTATTTTTAATAATCTGCTTTACCTCCTGCATAGGACAATCTATTTCTATTTTTTTGTTGCACATTATACATCTTAATATATGTTTGTGATGTTCCCTTCTAATTGCATAAACATACCTTTGTTTATCCAGATTAAATCTTATTATTATATTTTTATCTTCAAATAATTCAAGAGTTCTATAGACAGTAGACAAATCTATATTTTCATTTTTATTTTTACACTCTTCAAATATACATTCGGCACTAATTGCTTTTTCACTCTCAAGTAAAGTATTAAATATACTTACTCTAGCTTTAGTAACCTTTAATCCTTGTTCTTTCAAATACCTACTTGTATTCAAAACAATATCACCTCAAGTTTCTACAAGAGTATCATTTTAAGTCCAAATAGAATAAGTATTGCCCCTCCCACATAATCTGCATACTTACTCAATATCTCAATGCGTTTTAAAAATCTTGCAATTAAAAATGCTATACTAGACATAATTAGAGTCACAATCCCTATAAACATTGTATATTTCAGTATGATAAAATTATTTGATATATTATTAAACATTGTAAATCCTATAACGGCTGCATCTATACTCACTGATATTCCGAGTATTACAAACATCTCTGGTTTTACCAAAATAGATTTATTTCTCTTCTCATGTCCTTCCTTAAGCATCATAATTCCAACGATGACTATTAACATTCCTCCTATTATCTGGGGGATAGATGTTACGTATTTATTGAACAATATTCCTATGTATGATCCAATAAATGAAAATAAAAATTGAAAAATTCCGAAGGAAAGTATAAATTTAATTTTATATTTTATATCTATATCATGGCTAAAACCTATAGCCAATGCTACTCCAAAAGCATCTAATGAAAGAGCCAATGCAATTAAAAATAATGATTGAAAATTCATTTAGTTATATTCTCCTTAAAATGTGTGATTACCTTCTTATATATTATTATGTTCATACAGCGAGTTTTATAAAGAATTTTTTATACTATTTTTAATTAAACACCTTTAAAATATTACATATTATTTAACTGAAAAAGGTCTCAAAGTACCAAAAATTCTTACTAGATAAGTTTCACCACTTTGTAAGTTATTCTTTGGTACCAAATTTATCTTATTTCCAGCAATTTTTTTAATATCAAAAGCTACTCTTTCACCAGTGTTAGCATCTATAATTTCAAATTTTGAATTATCTTTTAAACTATCTGAATCTAAATTTTTATTAAAAGTTACAGTAAACACTTTATTTTTTTCATTATTGTTCGATGCAGTTAAAATCTTATAATCTGAATATAAAAACTGATATACATTATTAAAATATTCTTCTGGTGCCTTAATCCATCCTTTATCAGTTCCTATATAAATCTTACTTTTATCCACATTTTCGATTATATACTTAAATGCAGTCCAATGTGAATCATCCTTTGCAGTATTTAAATTAATTTCAAAATCTGTTCCATTTATGTTTGCCTTAATATACCCTGATTTATCATATGTTTTTACACATTTCCCGGACAATAATTCAGCCACCTTTAAAGACAAATTATCATCATCTACTTTGAAATCTGGAGATATTCCAACCTTTTGTATAGTATTACCCATAGGTGAAAAGAATTTTTCAACAGTAAGTTTCAAATAACTTCCATCTGTTAATCCAAATATCTGTTGAGCTACTCCCTTACCATAGGTCGTACTTCCAACAAAAAACGCCTTCTTATAATCCTTCACTGCAGCCGATAAAATCTCCGATGCACTTGCAGTATTCTTATTAGTTAAAAATATTACAGGTTTATCAATTATGCTTCCCTTGTCAGATGCAAGATATCTAACCCTGCTTCCCGATCTATCCTCTACAGTTATTGCTGGCTGTTTTCCTACAAAATTACCAGCTATATCTAATGCAGTTGACATATAACCTCCACCATTATTTCTTAAATCTATTATGTAACTGTCCGGATTTTGCATCCTTAAATTTTGTAACTCCTCTGTAAATAGCTTAGAAGTATCTTCACCAAAAGAAGTTATATCAATATAAGCAGTATGTCCATTTAGTACTTTTCCAGTTACAGTAGGTACACTTATTTCTTTTCTTTCAACAGTAAAATCAAACTCTTTATCATTTCTTTTTATCACAAGTTTAACAGATGTCCCTTCACTGCCTTTTATATAGGAAGATGCTTCTGTAGAGTCAAGTCCGACAAGTGACTTTCCATCAGCAGATAATATTATATCTCCTGATTTAATACCAGCCTTCTCTGCCGGGGATAAAGATATTACATTATTGACTAACACTCCATCCTTAACAACTTGTATGTATACGCCTATTCCACACATTTTATTATCTATGGAATCCACAAAATCCTGCTGTTCCTGCTTTGAAAAATATTCAGAATACGGATCATTTAATTGCTTAATCATTTCCTGTATAGTAGCTGCATTTAAAACATTATCTGAGACTGGTTCCACATAATAGTTTTCAATATAATATCTAGCTTCATCAATAACTGAATCAGCCTGTACACTATTTTGGAAGGTTACAATGAATACTACTACAAAAATTGCTAATATACACCTAAATCCAAACCTAAATTTTTTCACATATCCACCTTCTTTTATATTTCATCCTTAAAAGCTAATATATTCTATATTTGTAATTAAAGCTTACTACATTATCTGATAAAATTACAAGTACTTTTGTAAAATTTTTATATATAAAAAAGACACTTTAAGATAGCTTAAAGTGTCTTTTTTTAATTTTGTGCATTTTTCGGTACCTTGGCTAAAGGCTCTGATTTAAATAAAATCTCCCAGTCATCTAATGATATATTCTCCTGTACTCTTATATTTGTAGGAAATACAAAATTACACATCTTTGCCTTAAGCGGATTTACTACAAAATTATTAAGTTCAAATATATTAGATTTTACAACATTTCCATTCTGATCTTTTATACTCACTGGCATCTTTTCCAATTTGATAGGTTTAGAAGTAGCATTCCTCATTATAATTGTAGCTAATATATGTCCACCTGTATCAAGTCCTATACTAAATTTAGATATACTAAACTCACCTTCATTTAAGTCAGGAAGTTCGTCCAAGAAGCTCTCCAATACCATCCTATTATTCGTATCCATTACTGGTAAATCCTGATATGACACCTTAACTTTTTTGAGAGCTTTAAGCCTTGCATCAAAAGCTATTTTCCAACCATTCAAAGGAATTTTATCTACATATACGTTCTTTTTTTCAAAATAAAGCTTTACTGGTCTTGCCGCACCAGATGGAATCTCGCCAAGTTCCTCTAAATTAAACATCTGATAAGCCAATTTATCACCTTTAGAATTCAATAAAATAAATGGTATGTATTTTAAAGCAATACTTTTTGAATAACCATTTCTTATGTAAGCTTTAACTTCCAATTTGTCCTCTAAATCATAAGCATAAATACCAGATACATTTAACTCTCCTTCTTTTATTGGGGGAAGCTCATCTATTTCATCTTTCAATATTTCCTTCTGAACATCAGACATTATAAGTTGATCATGATCAACAAGTGAAAGGACTGTTGGAACATCTGCTTTAGCATCTTTGCTAACATTGCTTGTTTTTGTTTTTTGTACTTTTTTTACCATTATATACCTCCAAGCTTCTATAATTACTACAAACGCTTAAATATCAATTTCAAATCAACTATAATATATTATTAAATTATAGTTAAATATAAATAAGTTTTCATTTTCTAATTTAATATATCATAATAGAGTTGTAAAATCAAATTAATTTGGTTAGAATTTATTCAACGAAATATTAATGTAAATGCTGTATTTTCGTAATAAATAGAGCGTTTATTCGCATAAACTCAACATACTTATTCTTGTATTAATTGTATTTATATTACATGTATTCTACTTATAGTCTACAGTGAAATTTTTTTCTATAAGTTTTTGATTTAATGTCTTCCCATCTTTAGATTTTATGCCATTTAATATTGTAATAGTATAGTCTTTACCAATATCATACCCGGAGTACGGAGGTTCTATAATAACACTCCTTGAATCTTGATAAACCAACTTCGAATTAAGTTCATTTCCACTGCTGTCTTTAACACTAATATTATCAACTATATCATCACCATAATTATCATCATCATCCGTATTGTTACTCTTTCCAATATCTATAGGTCTATTAAATTTTATCTTCCATTCTTTATATCGATTGACATCTTGACTATTAGCTAAATAACTAATATCTTTATTAATAAATATAGTATAGACATCATCCTTTTCAGCCACAGCAACTCCGCCTGCAAAATTAGAAACATAATCATATTTGCGTTCGATCACGGTATTACCAAGTCTATCCACAATACCCCATTTATCGTTTATTTTCACTACTGCAGTTCCTTCATTAAAATCAGAAGCATAATCAAATCTTGGATCAATTACAGTCTGCCCTTTTCTATTTATAAATCCATACTTTGATCCATCAAATACTCTAGACAATCCATCTTTAAATGAATATATATCTTCATACCTGGGTTTATAATTTATCTTTCCATCTTCATTTATAAAATATTTTCTTTCACTGTATTTTACAATAGCTTTTCCTTCATGATAATCAGAGATATCATTAAATTTAGGTGATATCAAAAATTTTCCATCCCGGTCAACAATACCTTTTAGTCCATCCTTAACAACTACAAAATTTCCATCATTATTCTGAGTTATATTAGTATACTCTACGTCCAAAACAGTTTTGCCAGTTCTATCTATAATTCCATATTTATCATTATTTGAAACAGCTATAAGATTTTTATTTAAGAAATATACATTATTAAACTGAGGTTGTACTATGATTTTTCCCGTTTTATCTGCAATTCCCCATTTTTTATCTTCTTGTACAGGTGCAATTCCATCTTTAAATGCTTTCATTCTATCAAACTGCATAGCTTTAAAATTTCCAGTCTCATCAATAACTCCCCATGTTCCATTCTTTTTTACAGGTGCTATACCATTATCAAAATCACATTCATCATCAAATTGAGGTGAAATGATAAGATTACCATTTTCATCTACAAAGCCATACTTACCATTTATCATTACTCTGGCCCTGTCATCTTCAAAACTATAGACATTATCAAACTGTGGTGAAACTATAACTTTGCCTGTATAATCTATAAATCCCCATTTTGAATTAATAGAAATCCCGGCAAATCCATTCTTGAAATCATATAAGTTATCAAATTGAGGATTTACAATAACTTTTCCCGTTTTATCTATAAAACCATATT is from Clostridium fermenticellae and encodes:
- a CDS encoding helix-turn-helix domain-containing protein, giving the protein MEILSLGEKIKRRRKCLNMTLKDLAGDRITPGQISLVESGKSNPSMDLLEYLADALNTSIEYLMESEETQAEKICVYFENIAESYIVNGDLNEGERYIEKALYYAEKYNLEYRKAKNLYLRGIMYVKKSEFALAQQFFLSANVLFIKHNNYEEIIKTFVNLGKITMKLKAYQSSCSYLQQAENVYNENVIGNDFLRGEIYYCLASVYFKLQDLEKSINYSYLAKEKFRQLNNKDEYAKTLLLLAEDYNKKGDVNNAIKYSEKTLNVYKQMRDISRIACIENNLGKLFYEFDNIEESFLHLKNAKELKLRTKDKSVVNTLVDICENYIKLKDIENAKLTINEIMDNIDDGSDIALVSYYLLKYRIDIMESNLKEAENTLIMALNFVKKMNYANETAKICIMIGKFYIDNNRDKEAAKYLNEGVETFKKIGVLKQS
- a CDS encoding YtxH domain-containing protein, yielding MCHLHRRIFITTMTAGAILGATAMRMMFMPEFDGSTKRRMRRTARSVRNAAEDVFDDMRNIMR
- a CDS encoding ATP-dependent metallopeptidase FtsH/Yme1/Tma family protein yields the protein MKKYKNKLWIIPIVTAILFGATLIFTNFSSRTTNYKPYVSFLEDTSNKKIANVYIGDSSKITIKLKDGKTYQTDNPRTDNFKEDLLKQNINVSEDLPVNLVTLIPSLGLIASIAVLIFMGVKTSAKKSKKAMSVESMEALVAEDSDYTFEDIAGNEEAKESVQDIVDFLKNPEKYSSYGARMPRGVILYGEPGTGKTLLAKAVASEANVPFYAVSGSDFIQVYVGVGASRIRQLFKKARESSNGKAVIFIDEIDAIGKRRDGAKSTGGSDERDQTLNALLTEMSGFKDSQGIVVMAATNRLDMLDPALLRPGRFDRHIEIMLPDRCAREKIIKLHLANKPVGNIDICELAQKTSYFSGAKIENLMNEAAILACKADSKLIEKEHVDKAFSIILAGYEKKNRSYIEDIDKKITAYHEAGHAIVSMKVLPNEKISKITIIPSTKGAGGYTLSIPEDRMYQNKRYLKNRIMVLLGGRAAEEIIFGEEFITTGAHSDLKQSTKIAINMITQYGMGDTLGLLNVDEISNLNLNQDDVLGECKEFVDSIYSDVKKLLILNKDKLEKLSNMLLEKETLNSEDIVL
- a CDS encoding YkvA family protein is translated as MIAGAVAYLASPIDILPDFIPFIGQIDDVVIVFFILNCIINEIPQKIILENWEGRENILLLSKQAVTNMSKIIGKQNVSSLLSSIKNIFKKKS
- a CDS encoding rhomboid family intramembrane serine protease, whose amino-acid sequence is MEKIIKGLIKNLSNLYNYNIIEFDYGIDLIGNFGVFKNNGDSSVVIFFSEFNSRDKLDKAVFKNLLERKLDCNNLNLIEVSLVSKLDLEHYRKINSQCGLILIDIVQKNIMCSDPSLNEIANQLGTCMNNMIRINNRNPSKKIPIITYIIIVLNIIAYIFTAYLSKNIADSNINVLVLLGAKVNSLISQGQYYRLITCMFLHGGIIHIALNMYALVAIGTLVEDIYGKTKYTIIYFISGLISSIFSFEFSQSISIGASGAIFGLLGASLVFGIKMKDRIHKDYIINVLSVVVVNLIIGFSMPNVDNFGHIGGLIGGIIISYVLFPRL
- a CDS encoding HD-GYP domain-containing protein, producing the protein MRIESINRVKTDEILAKNILTNEGQVLLRSGVRLNQLYIDKLKKLGVFYVYIYDDRLDDIGVEDEKLMELKQSAIKSMNGIIKNIHSCNGKEFKKSLYNVENLIDYIIDNADVNSSLYDIQTYDNYTFVHCLDTCIMSTFLGITCKYNQFDIKKLGMAGILHDIGKIEIPIEILNKNGKLTNDEFAEMKKHPTYGVKLLKKIVLIPDSVIKAVGQHHERVDGKGYPCGLVSHQISNFAKIICICDVYDAVSNDRCYRKKFSPNDAYELILAGSGTSFDEDTVENFKNTFSVYPLGCCVRLSDGVEGYVVRQNKGFPDRPVVRVLYDINTHNPVPFYEVNLMKNTNIVITKVAN
- a CDS encoding Fur family transcriptional regulator produces the protein MNTSRYLKEQGLKVTKARVSIFNTLLESEKAISAECIFEECKNKNENIDLSTVYRTLELFEDKNIIIRFNLDKQRYVYAIRREHHKHILRCIMCNKKIEIDCPMQEVKQIIKNNTGFDLFDEGLKTNIKGICEECQKKIKRQNR